A stretch of Caenorhabditis elegans chromosome IV DNA encodes these proteins:
- the eelo-2 gene encoding Peptidase M3A/M3B catalytic domain-containing protein (Confirmed by transcript evidence) has protein sequence MFRRIPLGRFLTRKIHNQTNGLIVPTTNVQKQQKRQILFKMGNETPARVVGYYVVFPVIPEETVENNCFMYNIAKNEDWPKLATAEPRELYEGTVRMLMDYGATVMEHMEHLATLPAEERKFENVVEPLLTEEYEVNFAFQTLVLKMLTDWPDCNRKLFDADLHHIKIMCARDQMEKLTNKDFQDAIKQLYEAKDGLSEWQSRLLEWYLLEIKASGLDKHDDKTRKVLGSWSKFVDEYRSKYITGVMSTNDQQTFVVTDQKVIKDAPPHVLQKLAVDEQNWESGPWRGRMTPHTIYPFMQYCGDRQLRATAWEKWTSKAGFDHDFYNNSINIEELRHNNEGLAKTLGYSSVAEHRLANKMAASPETVRGFINALQRRIRPVVIDRMESWSAWAGRCELITGELQAYDMPYVCRKEAEHHYDVNPLDLMNHFPFWPTFQNIMGVIGHIFNLEFKDITDKGLEKAHADVRIYSVGDKFSGQHYGRLYIDPYDRQNKRGGWNVMLARPESKERGLDKIVYFIGSAIAPTSNGPSLLHHQQLQQLLFHFGRSVQLLLSQSPYRDISIPWSPFYASDWDAADMFPTFLQMFVTKPNLLATISSPHQITKQSLTEEHANSVALTISRASLWETYRTLFWSDFDLSIYEMEDRKQKFWLDMYKQMYEEYFPFKRAKNDYQPCSFTPIFALQPHMSMYYRKLWAEMLALDIHETFDEEDNEVQTGERLKTTILNRGSGDVAKELFKRFQGRNPSVGAICDHYAPPMAIQDEMEMSENQRR, from the exons ATGTTCCGTAGGATACCCCTCGGGAGGTTTCTGACGCGAAAAATCCATAATCAAACCAATGGGCTGATT GTTCCAAcaacaaatgttcaaaagcAACAAAAACGACAGATTCTGTTCAAAATGGGGAATGAGACGCCGGCGCGAGTGGTTGGATATTATGttgt atttcccgTAATTCCCGAGGAAACCGTGGAGAACAACTGCTTCATGTACAATATCGCTAAAAATGAAGATTGGCCGAAATTGGCCACCGCCGAGCCCAGG GAACTGTATGAAGGAACCGTTCGAATGCTCATGGACTACGGAGCCACTGTAATGGAGCACATGGAGCATCTTGCAACGT tACCAGCAGAAGagcgaaagtttgaaaacgtCGTAGAACCATTGCTTACGGAGGAATACGAGGTCAATTTCGCTTTCCAGACACTTGTGCTGAAAATGCTCACGGATTGGCCTGATTGTAACCGAAAACTCTTCGATGCGGACCTTCACCAT atcaaaatCATGTGTGCCCGCGATCAAATGGAGAAGTTAACCAACAAGGACTTCCAGGACGCCATCAAGCAGCTTTATGAGGCAAAAGATGGACTTTCCGAGTGGCAATCGAGACTATTGGAGTGGTATTTGCTCGAG ATAAAAGCTTCTGGATTGGACAAACACGACGATAAAACGCGTAAGGTTCTCGGATCCTGGAGCAAATTTGTCGACGAGTACAGGAGCAAGTATAT CACCGGCGTGATGTCAACCAACGATCAGCAGACATTTGTCGTGACGGaccaaaaagtgataaaagaTGCACCTCCACATGTTTTACAGAAGCTCGCTGTTGATGA acaaaactgGGAATCAGGACCATGGCGTGGACGTATGACACCTCACACAATCTACCCATTTATGCAATATTGTGGAGATCGTCAATTGAGAGCCACCGCATGGGAGAAATGGACGAGTAAAGCTGGATTTGATCATGATTTCTACAATAATTCAATCAATATCGAGGAGTTGAGACATAATAA cgaagGACTCGCCAAAACGCTTGGATATTCATCTGTTGCTGAGCACCGACTTGCGAATAAAATGGCTGCCTCGCCGGAGACAGTTAGAGGATTTATCAATGC TCTTCAACGTAGAATCCGGCCTGTAGTGATTGATCGTATGGAGTCCTGGTCCGCATGGGCTGGACGTTGTGAGCTTATCACTGGCGAGCTTCAGGCCTATGATATGCCATATGTGTGCAGAAAAGAGGCAGAGCATCATTAtga tgtcaaCCCACTGGACCTAATGAATCACTTCCCATTCTGGCCAACATTCCAAAATATAATGGGAGTCATCGgacatattttcaatttggaatTCAAAGATATCACCGATAAGGGACTCGAAAAAGCGCATGCTGACGTCCGGATCTACTCGGTTGGCGACAAGTTCAGCGGACAACACTATGGAAGATTATACATTGATCCATATGATCGACAGAATAAACGAGGAGGATGGAATGTTATGCTTGCGAGAC CGGAATCCAAAGAACGAGGTCTCGACAAGATTGTGTACTTCATCGGCTCAGCAATTGCTCCAACTTCCAACGGACCGTCTCTTCTCCATCACCAGCAGCTTCAGCAACTTCTTTTCCAT tttGGCCGAAGTGTGCAGCTTCTTCTATCACAATCTCCATACCGTGATATTTCAATTCCATGGTCTCCATTCTACGCATCTGACTGGGATGCAGCTGACATGTTCCCAACATTCTTGCAAATGTTCGTCACGAAGCCCAATCTCCTTGCAACAATTAGCTCTCCGCATCAG ATCACAAAGCAATCGTTGACCGAAGAGCACGCAAACTCGGTGGCTCTTACGATCTCACGAGCATCACTCTGGGAAACCTACCGTACCCTCTTCTGGTCGGACTTTGAtctgtcgatttacgagatggAGGACAGGAAGCAAAAGTTCTGGCTGGATATGTACAAACAAATGTATGAGGAGTATTTCCCGTTCAAAAGAGCCAAAAATGACTATCAACCGTGCTCATTCACACCGATTTTTGCTCTTCAACCACATATGAGCATGTATTATAGGAAGCTGTGGGCTGAG